The genomic DNA GTGAGCTTACGGTAGATGCGCCGATGAATTTCGAGAACAGTGACGCGCTTGGCCTCGGTCGGGTGGGCGGTCATGGTTGGCCCGACATTCAGCCTATCGAGGGCACCCTGCAGTTCCTCGGCCGGATAGCCGGCCGCGGCGATCTCGCCCACGACATTGGCGAAGGAGCCAATCACCTCATCCGCGCCACCCATCTGCTCGAGCTCGCGACGTGAACGCATCGCGAGCAATTCGTTGGCGATAGCGACGAGCTGGAACCATATCCCGGTCGCCTGGAGAGCAGGGATGCGCTGAGCATCGGCGAGAGTGTCGAGACTAACACGCCCGGCCGGAACGCCGGCTATCCCAGGTTCACGTTCGCTGACGACAGAGGTCAGCAGCCTGAACAGAAGGCTTCTGACGTCCTCGTGACAGCTGAGCAGTCTGCTGTCGTCCAAAGCGGCACCCATTCGTCTAGGCGTTATCCCGGACGGCCGACCTGAGCAGGCGCCTCGGGAAACTAAGAAAGCCATTTGGAAGCAGACAGGTTTTTTTGCTCCTTGAAAACGCCCGGACGGGTAGATTTGCCATTCGATTGGGTAGGTCGATGCCCAGTCCAGATGGTGGTCGGCAAGGGTGTCCAGGACTACCCGGCCAGGCAGAAATCACAATCCTATCCAATCGTTGGTCCAGTGCGTCTCGCCCGCAAAGTGCTACTTGCCTAATATGCAACAATGTTGCACCTTGGTAAAAATCGCTGGCCTTCGGAATAACGCTTGTTGTCCGGCGCTATCATGCGGAACGAAAGGATATGGACGTGCAGCAAGTGCTTCCTGGTCTCTTCGAAGGGCATGCTCCAATCACCCTTCAGAACGCTTTCCATGATGCGCTTGAAGCTCTCGAAGAATGGAGGGAGAGCGACGACGAGCCTTTCGTCCAGATTCACGGCGTTCCTGTACAGATCAGCAGAATTTTCGTCAGAATGGGCGACTGTACCGATCTGCTGCCGCTCAGAACGCAAGGCGTTCTTGGCGCGATCGTTGGTATGAGCGTGGTTCGCGCTGCGGACCGCATACTTTACGCTGAAGCCGCGAGGCTTGTGATACCCTTGTGCGCTCCGGCGACTCGACTGTGCCGTCGCCCTTCCGAGCACGTTTAATGCATGTCGCCCAAAAGTGCGCAGCGGTTTTGGGGGAACGACATGCATCAAAACAAAGACTTAAAGCGCGTCGCCTGGCTCCGCTTCAGCGCGACGCGCTTTAGATATTCAGGATACCTCTTCGCCTAAGGCAGGAGATTTATCTGGCCGGCCTCGAATTGGCAGGCCGCTAGCCGATGCCGGCGACAATTTTCTTGAACTCAAAGACGGTCGCGATTTCTTTCACCGGCATAGAGCGCCACCGCCATCGCTCGATTGCGAACGTCCAGTTTTTCGTACAGATTTTTGAGGTGATATTTGACGGTATTCTCAGAAATTCCGGTGCGGGCTGCGATCTGAATGTTGGTCCAGCCATCGGCCAGCACCGACAGCAACTCTCTCTCGCGTGTCGTCAGCCGCGAAAGCGGCGTGTCGTTGATTTTCGAGACATCTACATAGGGGATACAAATCCGGCCTTGCGCGACCGCGGTCAGTGTGTCGAATAGGACCGCCGGGTCGTCGAACTGATAGCAGAACCCTTGGGCGCCGAGGCGCACGCACTGCCTGAGAATGGCTACGTCGTGGTCATTGGAAAAGATCACGATGCGCGCACAAAGGTTGCGCTGCTGCATTTCCGTAAGCAAGCTGGCGCCGTTCATGTCGGACAGTTTCCAGCCGACCACGGCAAGATCGAATTGAGCGGTCGCGGCTGATGCCGCCTGGAGAAAGGCTTCGCCGGTCTGCACATTGCCGACAAGATCAAAGCGACGATCCCGCGAGATCATGTCGGTCAGTGCAGCAACCACAAGCGGGTTGCGCTCCGCGATCAAGACTCTGAACCTTGTCTCTCCGCCCATCGATATCACTTGATCCCAACCGACCGTGGCGGCACGCAGGCGCACACCTTGGGTTCCAGCACCTTCTCCCCTGCTCTCTTCCACGATTGATCGGTGACTCCGACCTGCTTCGGGTCCCAGCGTTACCGGTCTCGTTGAATAGCGCATTCTAAATTCATACCATGAATTTTATTTTCCTTCTAGTACAATTTTTCGCCACAACCCCAGACCGGATGGTGCTCGATATTTTTCTTGGCATGAATTTTTTTGCACATGAGTTGACCAGGGTTGGGAACCCTTTCGGATCGCAGTTGATATCGCCCGTGCGATCAACGAACGCGATGCCATGAAGCGACGAGCCACCCTGCGAGTCGTCAAGTGAACAAATCGAGCAAGAACAAAACGTAGCCGACGCCGACTCTCTGGGCCCATAATGGGCCCAAAACGTTTTGGGCTGAGGTCACTTTTTATCAATAGAATCAACGGTTATGGTGGGCCCGGAGGGTCATTGTTTTCGACAGAAAATCAATACGTTAGCGGGTGGTTCGCCAACCCATTTCCTTCGTATTCTCTCGTATTGTCCGGCGAACCTAAGGACCAGGAGGAGGACTAGTTTTCAATGCAAGCGGTATCTCTGTCTTAATCCCACAAAAGGGGTCGATGAATGCATGTTGACCAAGGGTACGAGCGCTGGTTGGGGGCCGAAGAACGAACCCGCTGCGCGGGATGGGCGCGTGGGGAGAGGTAGAGA from Mesorhizobium sp. M1E.F.Ca.ET.045.02.1.1 includes the following:
- a CDS encoding response regulator transcription factor — protein: MGGETRFRVLIAERNPLVVAALTDMISRDRRFDLVGNVQTGEAFLQAASAATAQFDLAVVGWKLSDMNGASLLTEMQQRNLCARIVIFSNDHDVAILRQCVRLGAQGFCYQFDDPAVLFDTLTAVAQGRICIPYVDVSKINDTPLSRLTTRERELLSVLADGWTNIQIAARTGISENTVKYHLKNLYEKLDVRNRAMAVALYAGERNRDRL